One genomic window of Luteitalea pratensis includes the following:
- a CDS encoding NAD(P)H-dependent flavin oxidoreductase: MSSSRRDFLAKAVIVGLGASGVELNAQPGTAMPTPRASALMALFGLKYPIFSAGMGGTAVPALAVAVSNAGGLGAVGTGVVHTADLVRQRVSQARAATDRPFAVNYLLARDPATLPLALDLGAPIIQFAWGIPTADTVASIRKAGAKMGIQISSAAGAQRALDVGADYLICQGTEAGGHVQGTNALYEVLPAVIAAAKTVPVLAGGGIANGAHIRRALLTGASGVLVGTRFVATKEAGTHEEHKTAIIRAKAADTVLTVCFQDGWANAPHRVLRNRTLELWEAAGCPPPGQRPGEGDVLTTNTVTGAMKRRYSTANPSSDDRGAVLELALWAGQGVDAIRDIPSAGELVGRLWRECLDA, translated from the coding sequence ATGTCATCCAGCCGTCGGGATTTCTTGGCGAAGGCGGTCATCGTCGGCCTTGGTGCCAGCGGTGTCGAGCTCAACGCCCAGCCCGGCACTGCGATGCCGACCCCGCGCGCCAGTGCCTTGATGGCCCTCTTCGGATTGAAGTACCCGATCTTCAGCGCGGGCATGGGAGGCACCGCTGTACCAGCGCTGGCGGTGGCGGTCTCGAACGCGGGTGGCCTTGGCGCCGTCGGGACCGGTGTGGTTCATACGGCGGACCTCGTGCGCCAGCGGGTGTCGCAGGCTCGAGCCGCCACCGATCGTCCCTTCGCCGTGAACTACCTGCTCGCACGCGACCCCGCCACGCTCCCACTCGCACTCGACCTCGGGGCGCCGATTATCCAATTTGCGTGGGGCATTCCGACCGCCGATACCGTGGCGAGCATCCGGAAGGCCGGCGCAAAGATGGGCATTCAGATCAGCAGCGCCGCCGGCGCGCAGCGCGCCCTTGACGTCGGCGCGGACTACCTGATCTGCCAGGGTACGGAAGCCGGCGGCCACGTGCAGGGCACCAATGCGCTCTACGAGGTCCTGCCTGCGGTGATCGCTGCGGCGAAAACGGTACCGGTGCTGGCTGGCGGCGGGATCGCCAACGGCGCACATATCCGGCGTGCGCTTCTGACCGGAGCCTCCGGCGTGTTGGTCGGCACGCGCTTCGTTGCGACGAAGGAGGCTGGCACGCACGAGGAGCACAAGACCGCCATCATTCGGGCAAAGGCGGCAGACACCGTGCTGACCGTCTGCTTTCAGGACGGCTGGGCCAATGCGCCGCATCGCGTGCTGCGCAACCGGACGCTCGAGCTGTGGGAAGCGGCAGGGTGCCCGCCGCCTGGCCAACGTCCTGGCGAGGGGGATGTCCTCACGACGAACACGGTCACCGGAGCCATGAAACGCCGTTACAGCACAGCCAACCCATCATCCGATGACCGGGGCGCAGTGCTGGAGCTGGCGCTCTGGGCGGGCCAGGGCGTCGACGCGATTCGCGACATTCCGTCGGCGGGTGAGCTCGTCGGGAGGTTGTGGAGAGAATGCCTCGACGCGTGA
- a CDS encoding amidohydrolase: MIQAARLALAVIAYVCLAMTVACTATQAQPRPAAADGPADLLVVHGKVVTVDARFTIAEAVAVRNGRIVDVGTDAHVRRLAGQATRVIDARGRTVIPGLIDSHVHAIGAAPVEAITPFRTLASISEVQAWLRDVARRTPAPSWVWSTRVYPTRLREGRFPTRLELDVAVPDRPAVVDGAYAFVLNTQALAAAGVTADTPDPPGAVIVRGPDGTPTGLLRNAGSMLARFRPAAPASLPLDQIERLHRAYLATGITSIVERGGSVGGFRTYEALKAAARLRIRSTITLMLPTGLRAEQAEAAVAAIDLAPRAGDDWLKVGPLKITVDGGILLGTSYMRTPYPASSRALYGDQPSSYRGVLSTSAEAIRAVMIAGHARGWQMSAHVTGDAGVDAVLDGFEAAQRAMPRADARHTLIHAYFPNPETARRVAALGVQVDTQPAWFYKDADALVGALGVPGLAHFIGLRTWRDAGVRVAINTDHMFGADRDSAMNPFNPFLTMATAVTRRTESGRVIGAGEAVTREGALRMMTIDAAAMTFDEGSRGSIEVGKLADLAILSEDLLTCPDDRIRAITADITIIGGVIAHQRH, from the coding sequence GTGATTCAGGCCGCACGACTCGCCCTCGCAGTCATCGCGTACGTCTGCCTGGCGATGACGGTCGCGTGCACCGCGACCCAGGCGCAGCCTCGGCCGGCCGCTGCTGATGGACCCGCCGATCTCCTCGTCGTCCACGGCAAGGTCGTCACCGTCGATGCGCGGTTCACGATCGCGGAGGCTGTCGCGGTGCGCAACGGCCGCATCGTTGACGTCGGTACCGACGCGCACGTCCGGAGACTGGCGGGGCAGGCCACACGGGTGATCGATGCCCGCGGTCGTACCGTCATTCCGGGCCTCATCGACAGCCATGTGCACGCGATCGGCGCCGCACCCGTCGAGGCCATCACCCCATTCCGGACACTGGCGTCCATCTCCGAAGTGCAGGCCTGGCTGCGAGATGTGGCGCGACGAACCCCGGCGCCGTCATGGGTGTGGTCCACGCGCGTCTACCCGACGCGGTTGCGCGAGGGACGATTCCCTACCCGACTGGAGCTTGACGTCGCCGTACCAGACCGTCCGGCGGTGGTGGACGGCGCCTACGCGTTCGTGCTGAATACACAGGCACTCGCGGCCGCAGGCGTCACCGCCGACACGCCCGACCCGCCGGGTGCGGTGATTGTTCGTGGGCCTGACGGCACGCCCACCGGCTTGCTGCGGAACGCGGGGAGCATGCTCGCGCGTTTCCGCCCGGCCGCACCGGCTTCCCTGCCTCTCGACCAGATCGAGCGGCTGCACCGGGCCTACCTCGCCACCGGGATCACGAGCATCGTGGAACGAGGGGGAAGCGTCGGCGGGTTTCGCACCTACGAAGCGCTCAAGGCCGCCGCCCGCCTGCGCATCAGGTCGACGATCACGCTGATGCTGCCAACCGGATTGCGTGCGGAGCAGGCGGAAGCGGCCGTCGCGGCGATCGACCTCGCGCCACGTGCGGGGGACGACTGGTTGAAGGTCGGGCCGCTCAAGATCACCGTCGACGGCGGCATCCTGCTCGGCACCTCGTACATGCGCACACCGTACCCGGCGTCGTCACGTGCACTCTACGGCGATCAACCTTCGTCCTACCGCGGTGTCCTCTCGACGAGCGCTGAGGCCATTCGCGCGGTCATGATCGCGGGGCACGCGCGCGGCTGGCAGATGTCGGCGCACGTCACCGGCGATGCCGGCGTGGACGCGGTGCTCGATGGCTTCGAGGCCGCCCAGCGCGCCATGCCTCGTGCCGACGCGCGGCACACGCTGATCCATGCCTACTTCCCGAATCCGGAGACGGCCCGCCGGGTCGCGGCGCTCGGCGTGCAGGTGGATACGCAGCCCGCGTGGTTCTACAAGGACGCGGACGCGCTGGTCGGGGCGCTCGGCGTGCCCGGGCTGGCGCATTTCATCGGCCTGCGGACATGGCGCGACGCGGGTGTCCGCGTGGCCATCAACACCGACCACATGTTCGGCGCCGATCGGGACTCGGCGATGAATCCGTTCAACCCGTTCCTGACGATGGCGACCGCGGTGACGCGCCGGACCGAGTCAGGTCGGGTGATTGGCGCTGGCGAGGCAGTCACGCGAGAAGGGGCGCTACGGATGATGACCATCGACGCGGCGGCCATGACCTTCGACGAGGGCAGTCGCGGGTCCATCGAGGTAGGGAAGCTGGCCGACCTGGCCATCCTGTCCGAGGATCTGCTGACGTGCCCGGACGATCGCATCCGGGCCATCACCGCCGACATCACCATCATCGGCGGCGTCATCGCCCACCAGAGACATTAG
- a CDS encoding sugar phosphate isomerase/epimerase family protein, with the protein MHRRDFLSHAAALGAVSLPSLTSAQAPAAPALPARRAEPNPSPSGQPLSVRVGMTDWNLGKRGDITKIALARELGLDGIQVSLTFPTDGSPHLRQPETQVAFKRAALENGVQICSLAIGNPGKSRLPFHTNPASAILLVEAVEVARSIGTTNILLPILGDSHIDMTSQAQVDTFVAMMKEVARYAEKAGVVVGLEDWISAADNLRLLDAIGSDAVGVYYDARNIKAKVHDPYGEPAMLGARIHQVHIKNGPQLMRDAEQLDWPRLAREYEAIGYRGWYVLETGSPSGDFVADTKANIEYVRRTFRMPT; encoded by the coding sequence ATGCATCGTCGCGACTTCCTCTCCCACGCCGCCGCCCTCGGGGCGGTCTCGCTGCCGTCGCTCACGTCTGCCCAGGCGCCGGCGGCACCCGCTTTACCGGCACGGCGCGCGGAGCCCAATCCGTCCCCGTCTGGACAGCCGCTCTCCGTGCGGGTCGGGATGACCGACTGGAACCTTGGCAAACGTGGCGACATCACGAAGATTGCCTTGGCGCGGGAACTGGGGCTCGACGGCATCCAGGTGAGCCTGACGTTTCCCACCGACGGCAGCCCGCACCTGCGGCAGCCGGAGACACAAGTGGCGTTCAAGCGCGCCGCGCTCGAGAACGGCGTGCAGATCTGCTCGCTCGCCATCGGCAATCCGGGCAAGTCGCGGCTGCCGTTCCACACCAACCCGGCCTCCGCCATCCTGCTGGTCGAGGCCGTGGAGGTGGCGCGGAGCATCGGCACCACCAACATCCTCCTGCCCATCCTCGGCGACAGCCACATCGACATGACCAGCCAGGCGCAGGTCGACACTTTCGTTGCGATGATGAAGGAGGTCGCGCGCTACGCCGAGAAGGCAGGCGTTGTCGTCGGCCTCGAGGACTGGATTTCGGCCGCAGACAACCTGCGGCTGCTCGATGCGATCGGATCGGACGCTGTCGGGGTCTACTACGACGCGCGCAACATCAAGGCGAAGGTGCACGACCCGTACGGTGAGCCGGCGATGCTCGGCGCACGCATCCACCAGGTCCACATCAAGAACGGACCGCAGCTGATGCGTGACGCGGAGCAGCTCGACTGGCCACGCCTGGCTCGCGAGTACGAGGCCATCGGTTACCGTGGCTGGTACGTGCTCGAGACCGGCTCGCCGAGCGGCGATTTCGTCGCCGACACGAAGGCCAACATCGAGTACGTGCGCCGCACGTTTCGCATGCCGACGTAG
- a CDS encoding NAD-dependent epimerase/dehydratase family protein: MPASTPRWPTSIADDTHLDDLLSTPSLAAIDAMRQLEGDLIVLGVAGKMGPTLARMARRASDEAGVKRRVIGVARFTDTTHEDLLQAHGVETIRCDLLDEAAVARLPDAPLVVYMAGRKFGSTGLESLTWAMNAWLPAVVCRRYAASRIAAFSTGNVYGLTPVGHGGSQEGDAVSPVGEYAMSCLARERMFEHFSRSHGTPVSILRLNYATEMRYGLLVDLARKIAAGSSIELAMGHANVIWQGDANAMSLVALSHASSPPYVVNIAGRDELSVREVCLALGARLGHEVRFTGAEAGDALLSNGSKGWTDLGAPQVELAQLIDWTADWISRGGASLGKPTHFESRDGRF, encoded by the coding sequence ATGCCTGCTTCAACGCCGCGATGGCCGACCTCCATCGCCGACGACACTCACCTCGACGACCTGCTCAGTACGCCGAGCCTTGCCGCCATCGACGCCATGCGTCAGCTCGAGGGCGACCTCATCGTTCTCGGCGTGGCCGGCAAGATGGGGCCGACGCTGGCGCGCATGGCTCGCCGCGCGTCTGACGAGGCTGGGGTGAAGCGCCGCGTCATCGGCGTCGCGCGTTTCACGGACACGACGCATGAAGACCTGCTCCAGGCCCACGGGGTCGAGACGATCCGGTGCGACCTGCTCGACGAGGCCGCGGTTGCCCGCCTGCCCGATGCGCCGTTGGTGGTCTACATGGCCGGACGCAAGTTCGGCTCGACCGGGCTCGAGTCGCTCACCTGGGCGATGAATGCCTGGCTGCCCGCGGTGGTGTGCCGGCGCTACGCAGCAAGCCGCATCGCCGCCTTCTCGACCGGCAACGTGTACGGGTTGACGCCCGTGGGTCACGGTGGCTCGCAGGAAGGCGACGCGGTGTCGCCGGTCGGCGAGTACGCCATGAGCTGCCTCGCACGGGAACGGATGTTCGAACACTTCAGCCGCAGCCACGGTACCCCGGTCAGCATCCTGCGCCTGAACTACGCGACCGAGATGCGCTACGGCCTGCTCGTCGACCTCGCACGCAAGATCGCCGCCGGCAGCTCCATCGAGCTTGCGATGGGGCACGCCAACGTCATCTGGCAGGGCGATGCCAACGCGATGTCGCTCGTAGCGCTGTCTCACGCGTCATCGCCGCCTTACGTTGTCAACATCGCGGGACGAGACGAACTCTCGGTGAGGGAGGTGTGTCTCGCCCTCGGTGCCCGGCTGGGACATGAGGTGCGTTTCACCGGTGCGGAGGCTGGCGACGCGCTCCTCAGCAACGGCTCGAAAGGCTGGACCGATCTCGGGGCGCCGCAGGTCGAACTTGCGCAACTGATCGACTGGACGGCCGACTGGATCTCGCGAGGTGGCGCGAGCCTCGGCAAGCCGACCCATTTCGAATCACGGGACGGGAGGTTCTGA
- a CDS encoding GNAT family N-acetyltransferase: protein MNASRSVILRGMTRDDVDAGLRLCRLSHWNQLARDWEQFLRLTPDGATVATDEAGVVIGSVATVRYAAAHRETETMTGRDSDARHDRDGDARLGRRQSDERLDRNDDDVAVELARRFSHPVPAIQDPATVTPHPIPGADDQNLGLRHLEPGTRHPVPASMAWIAMVLVDPAHRGSGIGTALLRRGLAHVADVTTVGLDATPLGRPLYEALGFRADTTLTRMRREPAPVKPVRASERNPLSRVRRATSADHDAIALLDGQASGLDRGAMLAWLHGGAPELAWVYDGAGGIEGAVLGRPGYAAIHLGPVIAPTANVAAGLVRAVLSTHGQDAVMVDVADDRAEWRQAVEALGFQAQRPFTRMYRGQWRPPADLTRLFAIIGPEFG, encoded by the coding sequence GTGAACGCATCGCGATCGGTGATTCTCCGCGGCATGACCCGAGACGACGTCGACGCGGGTCTGCGCCTCTGCCGGCTGAGTCACTGGAACCAGCTGGCGAGAGACTGGGAGCAGTTTCTCAGGCTCACGCCGGACGGCGCAACGGTGGCCACCGACGAGGCCGGGGTCGTGATCGGCTCGGTCGCGACGGTGCGGTATGCCGCCGCGCATCGCGAGACGGAGACGATGACCGGCCGGGACAGCGACGCCCGCCACGACCGGGACGGCGACGCTCGCCTCGGCCGCCGCCAGAGCGACGAACGCCTCGACCGAAATGACGACGACGTAGCCGTCGAGCTTGCTCGACGGTTCTCGCACCCGGTTCCCGCTATCCAGGACCCGGCGACCGTCACCCCGCACCCGATCCCGGGGGCTGATGACCAGAACCTCGGACTGCGTCATCTCGAACCCGGAACCCGGCACCCGGTACCCGCCTCGATGGCGTGGATCGCGATGGTGCTCGTCGACCCGGCTCATCGCGGCAGCGGCATCGGCACCGCGCTGTTGCGGCGCGGTCTGGCGCACGTCGCCGACGTCACGACGGTCGGGCTCGACGCCACGCCACTCGGTCGGCCGCTCTACGAAGCGCTCGGCTTTCGCGCCGACACGACGTTGACCCGAATGCGGAGAGAACCGGCGCCTGTGAAACCCGTTCGCGCGTCCGAACGCAATCCGCTGTCGCGCGTTCGAAGAGCCACATCTGCGGACCACGACGCCATCGCGCTCCTTGATGGCCAGGCCAGCGGGCTCGACCGCGGCGCCATGCTCGCCTGGCTACACGGCGGTGCCCCGGAACTGGCGTGGGTCTACGACGGCGCCGGCGGCATCGAAGGCGCCGTCCTTGGGCGACCGGGCTACGCCGCGATCCACCTCGGGCCGGTGATCGCGCCGACGGCAAACGTCGCCGCCGGACTGGTCCGCGCGGTGCTTTCGACACACGGCCAAGATGCGGTGATGGTCGACGTTGCGGACGATCGTGCGGAGTGGCGACAGGCGGTCGAGGCGCTCGGCTTCCAGGCGCAGCGTCCCTTCACGCGCATGTATCGCGGCCAATGGCGCCCACCCGCTGATCTCACCCGCCTCTTCGCAATCATCGGCCCGGAATTCGGGTAG
- a CDS encoding RES domain-containing protein: MALTIGDDNLAVLRDSAFEIPKARQAGDFGAHLGVQLRHFFEQTEQFGGQLADRLAERLYWMRELSSTLEAVIDCTRQGRHDRAWQLMEDILDEHLSTLKIMSLRHAYKVVGSRSWYRLTTWSEAKTRRDVFHLPFQKKAASYRFSPPGRPAIYLGNNVYVCWLECQRPSLESCRMARFEIDMRGDEYFLDLPANHASYLEPLTAAAELEGVVQIDPRAITNSPYLDDVESELVDYLSLWPLLMASTVQKQQPAATDPPEYLIAQLLMRWVLKRRDVLGIRYVTSKFDKATNSNDLSINVVLPTRTANKSDGFCDFLVDRVRCTPPQSFDDAAGARDESLFTEEAADLRQAAGGRYMIEWEGSLHHYQRTPFGRMEYWLDRPELAVARIDAT; the protein is encoded by the coding sequence ATGGCACTCACGATTGGCGATGACAACCTTGCCGTCCTGCGCGATTCAGCGTTCGAGATTCCGAAGGCGCGTCAGGCAGGTGACTTTGGAGCCCATCTCGGCGTGCAATTGCGCCACTTCTTTGAGCAGACGGAGCAGTTTGGTGGGCAGCTCGCCGACAGACTGGCGGAGCGCCTGTATTGGATGCGCGAATTGTCGAGCACGCTCGAGGCGGTCATCGACTGCACGCGACAGGGACGTCATGACCGGGCGTGGCAACTCATGGAAGACATCCTCGACGAGCACCTGAGCACGCTCAAAATCATGAGCCTCCGTCATGCGTACAAAGTGGTAGGCAGTCGGTCATGGTATCGCCTTACCACTTGGAGTGAGGCGAAGACGAGACGGGATGTGTTCCACCTTCCGTTTCAGAAGAAGGCAGCTTCGTACCGATTCAGTCCCCCTGGACGGCCGGCCATTTACCTCGGCAACAACGTCTACGTGTGCTGGCTCGAGTGTCAGAGGCCATCGCTCGAGTCGTGTCGGATGGCGCGATTCGAGATCGACATGCGCGGTGATGAATATTTTCTCGACCTTCCAGCCAATCACGCCTCCTATCTCGAGCCGCTCACTGCGGCTGCGGAGCTGGAAGGAGTCGTACAGATCGATCCCCGCGCGATCACGAACTCTCCGTATCTTGACGACGTCGAGAGCGAACTCGTCGATTATCTCTCGCTCTGGCCCCTACTGATGGCGAGTACCGTCCAGAAGCAGCAGCCTGCGGCGACCGATCCGCCTGAGTACCTGATTGCTCAGCTGTTGATGCGCTGGGTGCTCAAGCGAAGGGATGTGCTCGGCATTCGCTACGTCACGAGCAAGTTCGACAAGGCGACCAATTCAAATGACCTGTCCATCAACGTGGTCCTTCCGACGCGCACGGCGAACAAGTCAGATGGGTTCTGCGATTTTCTCGTCGACCGAGTACGCTGCACGCCCCCGCAGTCATTTGACGACGCGGCGGGCGCACGTGATGAGTCGCTGTTCACTGAAGAGGCGGCCGACTTGCGCCAAGCCGCCGGCGGTCGATACATGATTGAATGGGAGGGAAGTCTGCATCACTACCAGCGCACTCCCTTCGGGCGCATGGAGTACTGGCTCGATCGTCCCGAACTGGCGGTCGCGCGCATCGATGCGACTTGA
- a CDS encoding lactate racemase domain-containing protein: MADVLAKTCAADGLRGKRVLAIVPDGTRTAPVGLVFRLLHEQLSGVVSSLDVMIALGTHQPMSEEAICRRLDMTMAERQTRYREVAFYNHEWDNPAALQPVGVLSAERIHELTDGAFSIDVPVEINRRVLQYDRIVIIGPVFPHEVVGFSGGNKYLFPGVGGPEILNFFHWLGAVVTNPMIIGSKWTPVRKIVDAAGALVTVPKTCFCMVVRPDGSLAAIVGGTPEAAWTEASEVSRRTHIVYKERAYHTVLSCVPKMYEDLWTGGKGMYKLEPVVADGGELIIYAPHISQVSVTHGRLLLEIGYHCRDYFRSQWDRFGQMPWGVIAHSTHVRGIGTYENGAEQCRIKVTVASQIPEHICHQINLGYRDPATVDVESFANREDEGVLLVRKAGEMLYRLQNPPAWAVGS, from the coding sequence GTGGCCGACGTCCTGGCGAAGACCTGCGCCGCCGACGGCCTGCGCGGCAAGCGCGTGCTCGCCATCGTCCCCGATGGCACGCGGACCGCCCCTGTCGGGCTCGTGTTCCGGCTCCTCCACGAGCAGTTGTCCGGCGTCGTCTCTTCGCTGGATGTGATGATCGCGCTCGGCACGCATCAGCCGATGTCGGAGGAGGCGATCTGCCGTCGCCTCGACATGACGATGGCGGAACGGCAGACGCGGTACCGCGAGGTGGCGTTCTACAACCACGAGTGGGACAACCCCGCCGCCCTGCAGCCTGTCGGCGTGCTCTCGGCCGAACGCATCCACGAACTCACCGACGGCGCTTTTTCGATCGACGTGCCGGTCGAGATCAACCGCCGTGTCCTTCAGTACGATCGCATCGTCATCATCGGCCCCGTGTTTCCTCACGAGGTGGTCGGGTTCTCGGGCGGGAACAAGTACCTGTTCCCGGGCGTCGGCGGCCCAGAGATCCTCAACTTCTTCCACTGGCTCGGGGCGGTCGTCACCAACCCGATGATCATCGGCAGCAAGTGGACGCCCGTGCGCAAGATCGTGGATGCCGCAGGCGCGCTGGTGACGGTGCCCAAGACGTGTTTCTGCATGGTGGTCCGTCCCGACGGTTCGCTCGCCGCCATCGTCGGCGGCACGCCCGAGGCGGCGTGGACCGAGGCCAGCGAAGTCTCGCGGCGCACGCACATCGTCTACAAGGAGCGCGCGTATCACACGGTGTTGTCGTGCGTGCCGAAGATGTACGAGGACCTCTGGACCGGCGGCAAAGGCATGTACAAGCTCGAGCCGGTCGTCGCCGACGGCGGCGAGTTGATCATCTACGCGCCGCACATCTCCCAGGTATCGGTGACGCACGGCCGCCTGCTGCTCGAGATCGGCTATCACTGCCGCGACTACTTCCGCAGCCAGTGGGATCGCTTCGGGCAGATGCCGTGGGGCGTGATCGCGCACTCGACGCACGTGCGTGGCATCGGCACCTACGAGAACGGCGCCGAACAGTGCCGCATCAAGGTCACCGTCGCCAGCCAGATCCCCGAGCACATCTGCCACCAGATCAATCTCGGGTACCGCGACCCGGCGACCGTCGATGTGGAGTCCTTCGCGAACCGCGAGGATGAGGGCGTGCTGCTGGTCCGCAAGGCCGGCGAGATGCTGTATCGCCTGCAGAACCCGCCCGCATGGGCGGTCGGCTCATAG
- a CDS encoding dihydrodipicolinate synthase family protein, whose translation MDVAVRTALDRGVAIPAHPLALTPEGQFDERRQRALTRYYVAAGAGGLAVGVHTTQFAIRRADVGLFEPVLALAREEMDRADATRTTPLVRVGGVCGDTRQACAEADLLVSLGYHAGLLSLAALSTADDDTLVAHCNAVAARIPVIGFYLQPSVGGRRLSYAFWRRFAGIPGVVAIKMAPFNRYQTLDVVRAVMDAGRDDITLYTGNDDNIVADLVTAFPGCDGRMRRIAGGLLGHWAVWTSGAVALLAECQAASRASAVPATLLATGIEVTDANAAFFDAANAFAGCIAGIHEVLRRQGLLETTRCLDAHEVLSPGQADEIDRVYRAYPHLADDAFVAAHLDDWLR comes from the coding sequence GTGGACGTCGCCGTACGCACCGCCCTCGATCGCGGCGTCGCCATCCCCGCGCATCCGCTCGCGCTGACGCCCGAAGGGCAGTTCGACGAGCGACGCCAACGCGCGCTCACGCGTTACTACGTGGCGGCCGGTGCGGGTGGCCTTGCCGTCGGCGTGCACACGACGCAGTTCGCGATTCGTCGCGCCGACGTCGGGCTGTTCGAGCCCGTCCTTGCACTCGCCCGCGAGGAGATGGATCGCGCCGACGCCACAAGGACGACGCCGCTCGTGCGCGTCGGCGGCGTGTGCGGCGACACGCGGCAGGCGTGCGCGGAAGCCGACCTGCTCGTGTCCCTTGGCTACCATGCCGGACTCCTCAGCCTCGCCGCGCTCTCGACAGCCGACGACGACACGCTCGTGGCGCATTGCAACGCCGTCGCTGCGCGCATTCCGGTCATCGGTTTCTATCTGCAGCCCTCGGTGGGAGGGCGGCGACTGTCGTACGCGTTCTGGCGCCGCTTTGCCGGGATTCCTGGCGTCGTGGCAATCAAGATGGCGCCGTTCAATCGCTACCAGACGCTCGACGTCGTCCGTGCCGTCATGGACGCGGGCCGCGACGACATCACGCTCTATACCGGCAACGACGACAACATCGTTGCCGACCTAGTCACTGCATTCCCCGGCTGCGACGGACGTATGCGTCGGATTGCCGGGGGCTTGCTCGGCCACTGGGCCGTCTGGACTTCCGGGGCCGTGGCGCTGCTGGCCGAATGCCAGGCCGCATCGCGTGCGTCGGCGGTGCCTGCGACGCTGCTTGCGACAGGCATCGAAGTCACCGATGCCAATGCCGCGTTCTTCGACGCCGCCAACGCCTTCGCCGGCTGTATCGCTGGCATCCACGAGGTGCTGCGGCGCCAGGGCTTGCTCGAGACCACACGCTGCCTCGATGCACACGAGGTGCTCAGCCCGGGACAAGCCGACGAGATCGATCGCGTGTACCGCGCCTACCCCCACCTGGCCGACGACGCCTTCGTGGCGGCGCATCTCGACGACTGGCTGCGGTGA
- a CDS encoding metallophosphoesterase family protein, translated as MALRQATRDEQTVRQVLEGTVEALEQDDSVSRALACEAVEVHADGWSGCRDRLIEDLLQAEDWLDRETALAQLPGAPVDQDDDLDFMPSHPTVALVQSAMEERLDLVSADAFDIRDVRWLSTLYHRLRARVRGKAPFPEHARLEDFRFELADRASVALVSDWGTGGRHAAAVARQIARRDPDHVIHLGDVYYSGTPREVHLHFLDMWRAHGPSRARYWALNANHDMYCGGYGYFGHLLPAIGQPASYFSLGNAAWRLIGLDTGYVNGSFTTPQMTWLEAQFAGRARPILLTHHHLLSAFRKRGSALEQWLEPHLAAGRFHGWFWGHEHHLVEYADHRGVRCRCIGHGALPYVPPDLLTRRHPVDIVRIETRRSPTDLARGMHGFALLTFDGPVLHIEYVDEEGGTAWAERWD; from the coding sequence ATGGCGTTGAGACAGGCGACACGCGACGAGCAGACGGTGCGGCAGGTGCTCGAAGGCACCGTCGAGGCCCTCGAACAGGACGACTCGGTCAGCCGCGCTCTCGCGTGCGAGGCCGTGGAGGTGCATGCCGATGGCTGGTCCGGCTGTCGCGATCGCCTGATCGAGGACCTCCTGCAGGCCGAGGACTGGCTCGATCGCGAGACCGCGCTCGCGCAACTACCGGGCGCGCCGGTGGACCAGGACGACGATCTCGACTTCATGCCGAGCCACCCGACGGTCGCGCTCGTGCAGAGTGCGATGGAGGAGCGGCTCGACCTGGTCTCCGCGGATGCGTTCGACATCCGCGACGTCCGCTGGCTCTCGACGCTGTACCACCGCCTGCGGGCTCGCGTGCGCGGGAAGGCGCCCTTTCCCGAGCATGCCCGCCTCGAAGACTTCCGCTTCGAACTCGCCGATCGTGCGTCGGTGGCGCTCGTCTCCGACTGGGGTACCGGCGGGCGCCACGCCGCGGCCGTCGCGCGCCAGATTGCGCGGCGCGATCCCGATCACGTCATCCATCTTGGTGACGTCTACTACTCGGGCACGCCCCGCGAGGTCCACCTGCACTTCCTCGACATGTGGCGGGCGCATGGGCCGTCCCGCGCGCGGTACTGGGCCCTCAATGCCAATCACGACATGTATTGCGGCGGTTACGGGTACTTCGGCCATCTGCTCCCGGCGATCGGGCAGCCGGCAAGCTATTTCAGCCTCGGCAACGCCGCGTGGCGGCTGATCGGCCTCGACACAGGCTACGTGAACGGCTCGTTCACGACGCCCCAGATGACGTGGCTGGAGGCGCAGTTCGCCGGCCGGGCGCGGCCCATCCTGTTGACCCACCACCACCTGCTCTCGGCCTTTCGCAAGCGTGGCAGCGCGCTCGAGCAATGGCTGGAACCCCACCTGGCCGCAGGGCGGTTCCATGGCTGGTTCTGGGGGCACGAACACCACCTGGTCGAATATGCGGACCATCGCGGCGTCAGATGCCGGTGCATCGGTCACGGCGCGCTGCCGTACGTGCCCCCCGACCTGCTGACGCGACGACACCCCGTCGACATCGTGCGCATCGAGACACGGAGGTCGCCCACCGACCTCGCGCGCGGCATGCACGGCTTTGCCCTGCTCACGTTCGATGGCCCGGTGCTCCACATCGAGTACGTCGACGAGGAGGGAGGCACGGCGTGGGCAGAGAGATGGGATTAG